A region from the Drosophila takahashii strain IR98-3 E-12201 chromosome 2L, DtakHiC1v2, whole genome shotgun sequence genome encodes:
- the LOC123003235 gene encoding probable nuclear transport factor 2 produces MSLNSHYEEIGKVFVQQYCAIFDDPLNRANVVSATDFFMTFEDQHIRGGTKVLEKVQSLNFQKIVRVITTPHSFSQFFLLRPNDATSLWPTISSYQHPKLHN; encoded by the coding sequence ATGTCCCTAAATTCGCATTACGAGGAGATTGGGAAGGTATTTGTGCAGCAGTACTGTGCGATATTCGATGACCCTTTAAATCGGGCAAACGTGGTCAGCGCTACGGACTTCTTCATGACCTTCGAGGACCAGCACATACGGGGAGGAACCAAGGTCCTCGAAAAAGTTCAGAGTCTGAATTTTCAGAAGATTGTCCGAGTGATAACCACCCCGCATTCCTTCTCGCAGTTTTTTCTCCTGAGGCCCAACGACGCAACGTCCTTGTGGCCCACGATATCTTCATATCAACATCCAAAACTCCATAActaa